One Leptodactylus fuscus isolate aLepFus1 chromosome 11, aLepFus1.hap2, whole genome shotgun sequence genomic window, GGccaagaagaagtacatgggagtgTGGAGATGACGTTCCAAGCAGATCAGTATGAGAATTGTCATGTTTCCTCCTAAAGTGATCAGATAGATGAACAGAACAAGAACAAAGACTATAATCTGTAACTCGGGGGTGTCAGAGAATCCTTTCAGGATGAAATAGTCAATGAGGGTCTTATTCATGTACATCTGTAGGGTCAGATTTCTAAAACCCCAATAGGACCTATTAGGAGTAGATCAGTCATTGGTCAGTCTGAAGGAGCATTGCAATAAACTTTATTCAACATATTGTCTTGTACTTACAGATCAGGAGCTCACTTATGACTTATGTCAATGCTGTCCATATGATGAAGACACCAGTAGTAGTGCAAATAGACAGGAAGACTTCTGCGTTATAGGTTTCAGGTTTCAGTTGGTGCATATAAGTCTACCATAATTGTTGCCGCCATTATTACGTGTTAACGCATAGCTTTAGAAGGGAAACACAACTTATAACAGCTGCCCTGTGTCTCAGCAAATACGGGGTCCATCTCAATTCAGAGTTGAGGTTACTGGTATCTGTAGAAGGAAAGAGGGGGGAAATGAACGTAGATCACGCTATAACCAGGAGATGTAGCCAGAGGCATATCTAGAGGATGACAAGGATGGCATGTGGCCCAGGTGGGTGCCAACAAACCACTTTTATGTACAGGTGTAAAGTAAGGTACAGCTTTGTTGAACCCACAATATAGGAAAGAGAAGTCCAACCTTCTGgtcaacactagggttgagccaatcttgagatttcaggatcgattttaaaatccgatctctgatcattttccagccgatcacgatcgtgaaattttgctcgatcgccgatcgggatccgatctttcccaatccctattgctcaaccctaattgtatatcatatatacagtggggttgagctgatcttgagagctcaaaatctgattttcgatcattttccagccgatcccgattgtgaaatttgctcgatcgacaatcggcatccgatctttcctggtcccgatcactcaaccctagtcaacacCAATGAAAGCTGATGAGCAAAAAGAATCTGTGCAGAATTTTTGTGATATTTGCTGCCACAGACGCCAAGGTGCGGAAGTATCCTTAAAAACCAAATAAGATTTTTTACTTGACTTCCAAATAACATTGAACGCCTAATATTGTAACGGTAGgttgaaatattgatcatttctgCCTCATCACAAGCAAATGTAACGTCTGGTGTCAATTCTACTGCCTGCACTTGGAAGAGAACACACTGGAAGTGGCAAATCTGGATCCATGCCATGTGTACAAATAAGGAACATATGTATGTTTATCTTATTTGTCATTGTGATAGTTGGACTATATACATACCCATCCTGGGCCAGGGGTTGGACTCGTGGTATAGGGGATGCTGTCATATCTCAACCATGGAGACTGAGGAAACTCCAAGTCAGTTGACACTGTTATTATAAATTGCATATGGTGGACAAGAATTCCTGTTACAAATGTTGCAAGGCAATGTAATGGTGACTTAGAACAGGACTGAAACTGAATTTTTGTGAAGGCGCCTCAGCAATACATGGGGTAGGGATTCTTTGATTTATTTTTGGACAAGGGTGATAGTGGTCACTTCTTACTCCATACACAATACGTTATGTTACTACTACCATCAGTCACATTATGAATGTGGTGGATGGATGGCAACCTATCTCTGAgagtggccgtaccagtgataaAGTCTCGGAGCTGTCTGATGGTCTTGGATAACAATCTCAACAATCTGGTTTGCAGAATTGTGTTGTCTGTTATTATATGGATGATATGTCGATGTTTGAGCGCACTCCTCTCAGGCTCCTAGCTCGCAGACCCAATTTTCCTTCACTATAATATGGCACTGGTAAGTTCTCAGGTCCCAAAACAAAATAGGACCCCGATGTAATTCAAAGTGACAGCCTATGGCCTAAGAAGGTATTCTTGATCAGAATGGGCACCACCAACTGGGAAGTCCAAGCCTGCATGTTGTATCCATAACAAGGCTGAAGGACATGGAAGTTCTTCTGAAGGGAATCTTGTCATGCTTTAGTATGTTTGGACAACAACTCCAGGTAATATGGCTACTATTATGTTTTTATAGTATAGATCACCAAACCCAGCTTTGTAGGACCACCATACAGATGAATTGCTATAACTAACAGTCTCTATCACCTTTCTCTTCTGTCTCTTCTTACATGAAGCAATAGTCTATGGCAGGTATATCAGTTCGCTATACTTACAATGTAAGTGGTCAATGTAGTCCAAGACAAGACCAAAGGTTACCAGACGGCAGATGTTTCTGATGGATGATCTGACTCTAGTTTCTGTGTTTTCATTGAATTATTGCATACAGtatatgagtgtatatatatatactgcatactgtatatactacataatAAAATTAATGAGGTCCCTGGACTTACTTGTTAGCAGGTGCTTATTATTTTCATGCAGTATCTCCCATCCTCTAGTGACAAGATGACAAAGTATACCATTGAGgttttattactgtatatctcatattgtattatacattgtatcactacatgGTAATACATGGAATAGTCACATGACATCTTACTTTTTGGAATGTGGTGGTCAGAATCTGGTGTATACAGTAAATATCCAAAAGGGAGTGTCCTGGAATGGCATATTCATGATGTATCCTTAGGGTGGACCTTCAGTATGTGATCAGAGGGGGTCCTACTAGGGAACACAAGCAAATTTTGTGCCCCTCCCTCATTAAAATTGTCAACTTGGGAGAGTCTTCCACAAGGGGATTTTAGAATGGCTAAGTATACTCATGGCCGTGGCTATGGGGTCGCTATAGggagctactgaagctgggagccggctgtaacttcagccggagctcccagagagatggcagggaagatttattcccttccctgccatctcgatcgctgtgtatacagcactcaatgaccgctgtatacatggctacgggcgccgccatgatgcggctgccctctgacccggcggtcatgtgatctgctgggctcagtgtcttgcaagagctgctgggtcctacaggaccagatcagctctgtacactgtgtatacaaggtgcaggaggctggattccttcctgcaactgaggctaatagaaaaaataataatacgctaataaaacgccgttattaaaggttagagccccacccctgatgacaccatacaaaataaaaattaccataacggagaggaaaaactatattataaaagtTTTTCagcgacactttgtgttattaaattaaaaaaataaataaattgaaaaccagacacagtttccctcctattttgtttatattttcctggatataaaaaaaattaaaacacattcaaaaataaaaacaacataaaaataaagccctaggtgtccccgaaaaaagatgcaaaaattagttgactgagacatatgagaaaaatgttacagacctcaaaaccgcacatacataataaacctaaaatgtgtctggtcctggaccacaaattggccggtactgaagtggttaaagaaaaaaaaaagttacatttattTGTCATATTGATCCATCATTAGAAACATTGTGTCCATTTTACTTTAATGGTTTGTAACACTTCATCTATACACTACAAAGGTTTGATGGAATCTCATTGGTGACGCGGCAAATGTCTAGGGGATGGTCCAGTTCCGGCCAGACGTGAGTCAGCTTATCCTCAGATATGGGCACTATGATTTCAGTTTTGGGTTGTTCAGATCCTGTGGCTGGGGGAGGGGCAGATACAATGAGTCCTTGATGTATCCAAACAGGGTCCCAGAGTGTTAGGTCTGGTAATCAAGTGATTTTCCTGTTGACAGGCTCTCTTTACAGGGAATCTAcgcacagtgacatttgtagtgaAAACATTTTTGAAGACTTATATAAGTGAGTTGTTGCACTGAGCTGGGCCTTCAGCTTTTGGAGCATTGCTCAGACCCCCACCATTACCTGCCTGCACCACCTTGAACAgtgggagttgatcctcccactgctatgacatcacccgccATGTTTGAGCAGCAAAAGCAGCGCTCTGAGGGCTgacggcccgcccccagtgcacaaaTTGCCTCTATGCATAACAATCAgtccaggataaaaaaaagtttttattttaggCTGGGAAAGAATTAAAAACCTATATTCAcctgtcctgctgctccggtgtctcaCAGCGTGGTCCGATCCTGCTgctgcagagttttcttccagcagaagtcctcacTACCTGTTTTGTctcatgtcctttccttaggccgctgaagCCTCAGATTGGCCTCAttggtcatgtgatcgctgaggccaatcaactgTCTAAGGAAATGGACATTGGACGTCACGGTGCGAAGACGACTTCCAGCAAAAAAGAAAGCAGAGCAACAGGACCGTACTGGAGAcaccagaccaccagggacaggctCCATCACCTCATGGGCCCACCAGTATTAGCAATCAAGGGGGATCAAACAGAGAGTCAAGTTGtactttttcttttccttttttcttttaatttttcaatgtttcttttgcgtccacatctaggcaggttagccacagtgccatgggctttacacttcttgatgacactgcgcacggtagacacaggaacattcaggtctttggagatggacttgtagccttgagattgctcatgcttcctcacaattttgcttctcaagtcctcagacagttctttggtcttctttcttttctccatgctcaatgtggtcacacaaggacacaggacagaggtggagtcaactttaatccatttcaactggctgcaagtgtgatttagttattgccaccacctgttaggtgcctcaggtaagtaacaggtgctgttaattacacaaattagagaagcatcacatgatttttcaaatagtgccaatacttttgtccaccccctttttatgtttgctgtggaattatatccaatttggctttttgacaattctttttgtggttttccattgaagacaaattaaatgaagataataccacagaatttgtgactgcaatcattttctggaagaacatgagtattatctgacagaattacaggggtgccaatacttttggccaacactgtataatacaTATGATAGCTCTGAATGTAACAGTTGTGAGAAGATCTTGAAATCAATTTTGTCACAACAGAGAATGACTGGTGTCTACAATTGTTGCAATGCAGTTCAGCGAAATTCTTTTAATTCATCATACACTGAATTGTTGAATGATCAGATGTTCTGTAATATGAAATGTATAAAAAACCCAACTTTCTAGTGACCTGAACTTGGCTTGCCATAGAACTTGTTCATACTATCAGACATACTTGCATTATTTGTGGTCTCTCCTTGTCTCATCATCACTGTCCCCCTcggtcttttttattttttaactagattgtgagccccaatctacaaacttcttgcagatgttgttcctggtgggatttgaacccaggactgcagcgtTGCAggattgcagtgctaaccactgagccaccatgtggtccCCCTCCTCAGTCTTTTTGTGCCACCATATTGGAGAGATGTGATGGCCATGGATGTTACTCTACATGGTAGGTGGTCACACTTACATCATATCATAGTGTCATTGGCCAGTGTGGTCACATAGGTCAGGCTACTGTGATGTGAAAGTCTACAAAAAAGTTAAACTTTTGCATATCTAAATCATGAAAAATGTTGCcgttttaaaggttttctctaaccACGTTGGTGGTGACAGTCTCGGGTCTTGATCAAGAACTTTTGAttgtctataaatatatatatacagtatgtttatgCTCATGGGaaatcccattcacttacatGTAACCATCACACCCATGTCCATCTTTTATTCCCATACTCCCAGTTATGTCCCATATCATTACAGCCACCTcggtgcattactttacattgatCATTTCTGCCACGTTCTGGCCCATTTGGCCACATTATGGATCTTACAACGTTTAGAACATTGAACTCTTAGTATAGAAATGTAGCAGAGAAGAGATTTCTCTTAAGGTCTCTCTGAGTTTCAATGTTTCGATATAAATTTGTACATAACAGTAATCCAGAACATAGACAGGACTGAATGAGTTAGATGAGTATTCTACGCCAATAGGTCCTTCTTCTCCTTAGAGCATTCTTCATGTCCTTGTTCTTCAGGCTGTAGATCAGTGGATTTAGCAGAGGGACCACAACAGTGTTGATCAATGTATAGAACTTCTTATAGTCCAGGTTACTTGGTATCAGATACTGAATAACATTAACTGTATAGAGCAGGGTGACAACCGTGAGGTGTGAGGAGCAGGTGTAGAAGGCCTTATATCTGCCCGTGGTGGTTCGGATCTTCAGTATTGccattattataaatatatagggcACAAAAGTAAGAAGAAATGGGAAAACTGTGAAAAGAAACCATCCTTCAATGAAGAACAATATATCCAATACAGAGGTATCACTGCAGGTCAACTTCATTAGAAGGACGATGTCACAGAGGAAGTGGTTGAGTTCAATGGACGTATAACATGAGAGACTCGAGAGCATCCAAACAATAGGACTTACAAAGAGAAATCCCAGTGCCCAACATAAAGAAACCAGCACAACACATGTTCTTTGGCTCATAACCAGCTGATACCTCAATGGCATACAAATGGCCACATATCGATCATAGCTCATGGCGGTCAGTATGTACAACTCGTGGATTGTGAAGGATCCGGTCAGGAAGGATTGTGCCATACATTCAGGGAATGATATGGTTTTATCCCCATTCGTAAAACTGCTGAAGATCTTATATagcatggaggtggtgaaagagatGTCAGTGATGGACAGGTTGGccaagaagaagtacatgggagtgTGGAGATGACGTTCCAAGCAGATCAGTATGAGAATCGTCATGTTTCCTCCAAACGTGACCAGGTAGATGAGCAGAACAATAACAAAGACTATAATCTGTAATTCGGGAGTGTCCGAGAATCCTTTCAGGATAAAATACTCAATGAGGGTCTTATTCACGTTCATCTGTAGGTCCAAATTTCTGAAACCCCAAACCTGTTACAAGTAGATCAGTCAGTGGTCAGTGTAAAGGAACATTAATCTTATACCATATACGGTCATttacatacaggtacatatagaCAGACCTTATGATTTAACCATAGTTGTCCATATGCTGAAGACACGAGTGGTGGTGCAAAAGATGGGACCTTTTCTGGGCTACATGTTTCAGGGTTGACCTAGACTCTGATCAGTCCATAGATTAAGTCTACTGTAGTGGTAGCCATAGCCATGGTCACGTGCCATTGCATAATTTATAAAAGCTGCCCCAACAAATAGGCTGACCCATCTTCACTCAGAAGTGAGATCATTCGTACATGTGGAAGGCAAGAGCAGGAACATGATTGTACATGGGGAGACCAAAATACCATAGCTACAGTATAGGGGGAACAGTCAGGACTGAGCCATGGGGATCGAGGGGCCCAAAGGCCCTCCTTCTAAGTAAGACTTAGTATAAATAGCATATTGGAGACAGAATTTACAGATTTTCTTTATATAATGGTGACTTAGTATTGAATAATAGACAGAACGGAATCTGAATGGTGGCAGAGACCCCTCGGCAAAACAATGTGCAGGGACTCTGTTTTTTTTGGTAAACAGTTTATGCTGGTTATTTCTTATTCCATGTACAATCGTTTATGATATTACTAAATGTTTACCCTCGATCATAGTGTGAAGATGACGCTTCTATGGGTAGTAACCGATCCCCGAGATTGGCCAAGATGAGGATATAGTCTCAGAGCGGCAGGGTGGCCTTGGCTATCAACTTGAATAATTTTGTTAATAATCTGGTAATTTTTAGATAATGGGGCTCTGATAGGTTATCAGGTCTAAATCCAAAGTTGGGGGCAATGATATTGGACCATCCAATATAATGCAAGGTTCAAGGTAACCTAAGGACATTAGTCAGCATGGATCCAAAAAGGCATCACCACCTAAAAAAGTCACCACCTAACATGGAAAATCTGATGTAAACTAGAAGGAAGTTTTCTTTTTAGGGGAACTTGTTATACTTGCTATACTTTGGTTAATATGGGTATTGGCATTATATCTCTATAGCTGGAAAACCACCATGACCAGTTCTGGTAGGACCACTGTGCAAACCATACGCGGTCCATCTCTTATTCAATCCTTCTATATTTCACACTAactctcacatttctcttctataTCCTCAGACATAACACAATATCATGTAGTAGATCAGTTCAATATACTTACAGTATGAGTGGTCAAGAGAGCCCAAGACAAGGCAAAGCGTTACCAGATGGCAAATGGCAGATGGCACCCAATGGATCACCAAACTAATGCTTCCAACCAAGTTAGTGCATCCAGTGTGccagtatatatatactgcatatataccaGTTACTACAATTAATGAGGTCCCCGGGGTACTGGAGCGGCAGATGGAATATATTTACTCATTAGTAGGTGCTCATTGTTTGTATACAGTATCAACCATCCTCTAGGGACACGATGACAACTTACATGattgacatttattatatctcataCATTATACATTGCAGTAATACATTGTAACATAATAGAATACTTATATGAGAGCCTATGTTTCGCTGTGCTGTGGTCAGTTTTCTATCTCCACTTCTATTCAGCCGGGATGTGCCCTGAATTTGACCAATAGTTGCTGAAAACAAGGACCAAGTTTGTCCCCAAGAACGGGGACTCCGAGTTGATGtcaccccattttttttttttttttttatgtagattgtgatccccatatagggatcacaatgtacattttttttcctatcagtatgtctttgcagaatgggaggaaatccacacaaacacggggagaacatacaaactcctgcagatgttattcctggtgggattcgatcccaggtctccagcgctgcaaggctacagaagGTCTCAGGGCTCTATCTACCCCCTTCCAACCTCTATAACACAACCACAGCCTTGGTGAAGTGACAGTAATAGATAAGGTCCCTGTTTATTGTATAGGGGCAAAAAAAGAGGAGTTTTATACTTTGGGGGCCATAAGGAAGTGGTCATATAATTTGGGGAGCCATAAGAAATGAGTCATATACTGGAGGGCCATAAAAAGTGAagtcatatactgtgtagtgggctATAATAagggggggtcatataccatgtggtgaaATAGAAAGAGGAGGACATGTACCATCTGATGGGCCAGACAAAAGGGGTTGAAATACAAGGTGGGGAGCCAGAACAAGGGTGTTGTAGAGGAGGGGTGGGGGGGCAGAAAAAAGTGGTCATGTAAAAGGGTTGTGTTATACTATGCGGTGGCCAAATATGGTGATTTTATTGATCTAACAATGGGGGTGCATGTCCTAAATAGGGAGGCCCTATCACAAAACCAAAGATGACTGGTTCACCCCTGATCCCTGCTAGTATGTAACTAATGTTTAAAAGCAAATATTAATAAGCAAACAAGTCTTATGCTGCAAAAACCGGATTATGAGACGAAGGACGGCCAATCGTAGTAGTGTAAGTGGAGCGGGGGTAGAACTTCTTTATCTCAGTGGATTTTGAACTACTATTACTTTTTGGGGTAGTTCTATTAGTGCAGGTCACTTCATTCTTTATTTGGTTTTTGCAGGGAAAGACTGATCAATTATGCCAGAATCGTACAGAAGGAGCGTGTTTTGCTTGGCTGAAATTTGTGTTCTTGGCCTTTTTGGACACACCTAGTGCTAATTGACCTTATTTGACTCAGAGAATTGTGATTGATTTTTGCCTCTACACCACAATGCAGCTTTGtagtacacacagtacagattgGGTACAGACACTGAGAATTTGTGGCTGATTTTTCGTGGCAGTGGCTACCCAAGTCCCACACAATCTGCTCAAACAGTGTTGTGATGAGACAGACAGACCTTCCTATCCtagtctcctatctctctagatCAAAAAAATGTATCAATCCTAGGTCTTCTTCAGTCTTAAGTACACCAAACCCTCATTTTATATTATCTGTGTAATTTCCTATCTACTTTCTAAAACCCTATCcttctaatctctccccacagcTTCCATCagatataataagcagaggcccaggggaggtaagtaaacatagcaaacagtgttactaacctctcctgggttccactGGGCTTCCAAAGCAGGTCCCACTTGTTATGGACCTCTTCTGACCTCCCAAATTATGTCAACAGCCCTGGGACTATGATTGGGGCTCAGCGGTCACGTATGATACACCAGCGTTACATTTGCAACTCATCTTCCCATTCCTGATTCTCGGTCTACACTATCTTGTCCTCTACATGTGTTTTTGTCCTCTCCTCCACCCCAACCACACACCATTAAAGTGCAACCCATTAATACCATAAATCCTGGACCCACAGCAATCTCTTCCAGGTTCTCCAGAAACAGAGGCATTACATTTTATCCGATACATTGTCGCCAACGAGTGAGAGATTGTTAAGATATCAAATTGAAACTTTTTGATTCTTAGAATTCTATGTAGCCTTATTTGAATAATAACTAAACAGACTGATACAAAACAtgattgtatacattgtataatatCAAAGAAGATTAGATAAGTGAGATAGAGATGTTACAACAAGACGACCTTCTCCTTAGAGCGTTCTTCATGTCTTTGTTCTTCAGGCTGTAGATCAGTGGATTCAGCAGAGGGACCAAAACGGTGTTGATCAAAGTATAAAGTTTTTTGTAGTCTGGATGGCTCGGTATCATGTATTGAATAATATTAACTGTATATAGAATGATGACAACCGTGAGGTGTGAGGAGCAGGTGTAGAAGGCCTTACGCTTGTCGGTGGTGGTCCGGATCTTCAGTACAgccattattatataaatataggACACAAAAGTAAGAAGAAATGGGGAAACAACAAAAAGACACAATCCCTCAACGAACAATAATAAATCcattactgtgatatcactgcagGTCATCTTCATTAAAAGGACAACATCACAAATAAAGTGGTCGACCTCAATGGAGGTATAACATGAGAAACTTGCAAGTATCCAAGAAAGAGGACTAATGAAGAGAAAGCCCAATACCCAACAGAGAGAAGCCAACACAAGACATGTCCTTCGGCTCATAACCAAATGATACCTCAATGGGATACAAACGGCCACATAGCGATCATAGCTCATGGCCGTCAGTATGTACAACTCATGAATCGAAAAGGATCCGGACATGAAGGCTTGCATCATGCACCCACGGAAAGAAATCTTCTCATCCCCAGTCAAGAAACTAGTGAAGATCCTATGCAACATGGAGGTGGTATAACAGATGTCAATGATGGACAGGTTGGccaagaagaagtacatgggagtgTGGAGATGACGTTCCAAACAGATCAGTATGAGAATCGTCATGTTTCCTCCAAATGTGATGAGATAGATGAAAAGAACAATAACAAAGACTATAATCTGTAATTCTGGAGTGTCCGAGAATCCTTTCAGGATGAAATACTCAATGAAGGTCGTATTGAGGAACATCTGTAGGGCCAAATATGTAAAACTCAAAAACAATCTAGGATGAGGAAATTAGTCATTGGTCAGTCTTAAGGGACATTACCATAAATCTTAATCATAATGTCACATAAATAGAAATAAAGAGTCGATGCAACCAAAGTTGTCCATAGGATGAGGGAACCAAGAACATTGCAAAAGATGAAAACATGTCAGAGCTACAAGTTTTAGGTTTGAGTTGGTCTCCGACCAGTCACCATGATGACTTCTATCCATAGATGACATCTGCTGTTGTAGTTGGAGCCATTATGATCTGCCAGCAGATAAGGCGATCCAACCTTACTCAGAGAAGACGTCACTGGTAACTGTGAGGGGTAAGAGTGGGAAATCAATGTAGATCTTGGCACGACCAAGAGACCATAACTACATTATAGGGGGGCCTGAGCCATGGTAATTGAGGGGACCCAAAGATCAGTCTTCCATGTAAGAAGATAGTTATTATAAATAGAGTATGGTAGACTGAGAGCCCTGTTACAGATTGGACATGAAAAATATTACGGTGACT contains:
- the LOC142185569 gene encoding olfactory receptor 2AP1-like yields the protein MNVNKTLIEYFILKGFSDTPELQIIVFVIVLLIYLVTFGGNMTILILICLERHLHTPMYFFLANLSITDISFTTSMLYKIFSSFTNGDKTISFPECMAQSFLTGSFTIHELYILTAMSYDRYVAICMPLRYQLVMSQRTCVVLVSLCWALGFLFVSPIVWMLSSLSCYTSIELNHFLCDIVLLMKLTCSDTSVLDILFFIEGWFLFTVFPFLLTFVPYIFIIMAILKIRTTTGRYKAFYTCSSHLTVVTLLYTVNVIQYLIPSNLDYKKFYTLINTVVVPLLNPLIYSLKNKDMKNALRRRRTYWRRILI
- the LOC142185570 gene encoding olfactory receptor 2G3-like codes for the protein MFLNTTFIEYFILKGFSDTPELQIIVFVIVLFIYLITFGGNMTILILICLERHLHTPMYFFLANLSIIDICYTTSMLHRIFTSFLTGDEKISFRGCMMQAFMSGSFSIHELYILTAMSYDRYVAVCIPLRYHLVMSRRTCLVLASLCWVLGFLFISPLSWILASFSCYTSIEVDHFICDVVLLMKMTCSDITVMDLLLFVEGLCLFVVSPFLLTFVSYIYIIMAVLKIRTTTDKRKAFYTCSSHLTVVIILYTVNIIQYMIPSHPDYKKLYTLINTVLVPLLNPLIYSLKNKDMKNALRRRSSCCNISISLI